One window from the genome of Gadus morhua chromosome 16, gadMor3.0, whole genome shotgun sequence encodes:
- the lmln gene encoding leishmanolysin-like peptidase isoform X2, with the protein MCPRPSARVGVLALDRAWVLSLVLVGSLLVQGAFGHHVPAPSEVVLQVNLRSDRLTKRSSPEDLRLKMKIIYDSSVDQLTADKRRLVKDKLFPQAIEYLQKVFSVRHRVGLLLLSRQCASGRYLRKRGDPHRYCQGACAEQTRCGPVIVPQHHLQCKVCSESGTSCGPQGPPDGVGVEHSDFILYVSGVMTERCGQENIIAYAAYCQLENTLDRPVAGYANLCPSMISSEPQEFEGMLATVKHEVIHALGFSAGLFAFFHDDKGTPLTPRYASGLPAFNESLGLYQWSEAVVRSVSRLWDVRGGLMIRHQVHLLVTPRVVEEARRHFNCPVLEGMELENQGGAGTQLNHWEKRLLENEAMTGSHTQNRVFSRLTLALMEDTGWYHADYSHAQRLDWGRGLGCDFVMKSCKFWMDKQKQRRVPATPFCDTVRSSPLRLSCRQDQQAVAVCNLQTHTHTLPSEYQYFDQIEGVAAEELPYYGGAVEIADYCPFSQEFSWHLSGEYQRNSYCRVPENQPEWWRNYAVEHYGPDSVCVYQRSAFSMEQCDKKMTYPDWGSGCYKVVCSHQGLAVYVEERSFPCVRPGQLISVSVRLSGWVYNGMLVCPSCADHCDLCPEQAVPFNATRSTAIDPCSASPGLVLTVRLLLVSLLGSRICVDALQHS; encoded by the exons ATGTGCCCTCGGCCCTCGGCCCGGGTCGGGGTCCTGGCTTTGGATAGGGCTTGGGTCCTGTCTCTGGTTCTAGTCGGGTCCCTGCTAGTCCAGGGAGCTTTCGGCCACCACGTCCCGGCTCCTAGCGAG GTGGTCCTCCAGGTGAACCTGAGGTCAGACCGCCTGACAAAGAGGAGCTCTCCTGAAGACCTTCGTCTGAAGATGAAGATCATCTACGACTCCAGTGTCGACCA actaaCAGCTGATAAACGGAGGCTTGTGAAG GACAAGCTGTTTCCTCAGGCCATTGAGTACCTTCAGAAGGTCTTCAGTGTCCGACACCGTGTGGGACTGCTGCTGCTAAGCAG GCAGTGTGCTAGTGGACGCTACCTGAGGAAGAGGGGCGACCCTCATCGCTACTGCCAGGGGGCGTGTGCAGAGCAGACCCGCTGTGGACCCGTCATCGTCCCACAGCACCACTTGCAG TGTAAGGTTTGCAGTGAGTCAGGGACGTCCtgtggcccccaggggcccccagaCGGCGTAGGTGTGGAGCACTCCGACTTCATCCTCTACGTCAGCGGAGTGATGACAGAACGCTGTGGTCAGGAGAACATCATAGCCTATGCAGCTTACTGCCAGCTGGAGAACACGCTAGACCG GCCGGTGGCTGGCTACGCCAACCTGTGTCCCTCTATGATCTCCTCCGAGCCCCAGGAGTTTGAGGGCATGTTGGCCACCGTCAAACATGAGGTCATCCATGCACTG GGGTTCTCAGCGGGTCTGTTTGCGTTCTTCCACGATGACAAGGGAACTCCCCTGACGCCGCGCTACGCTAGTGGGCTGCCAGCCTTCAacgagag CCTGGGTTTGTACCAGTGGAGCGAGGCAGTGGTCCGCTCTGTTTCTCGCCTCTGGGACGTCAGAGGAGGTCTCATGATCAGACACCAGGTCCATCTATTGGTCACGCCCCGTGTtgtg gAGGAGGCCCGGAGACACTTCAACTGTCCTGTCCTGGAGGGCATGGAGCTAGAGAACCAGGGAGGAGCGGGAACCCAGCTCAACCACTGGGAGAAACGACTCCTGGAG AACGAGGCGATGACGGGTTCCCACACTCAGAACCGGGTGTTTTCCCGCTTGACGCTGGCGCTCATGGAGGACACAGGCTGGTACCATGCCGACTACAGCCACGCCCAGCGCCTCGATTGGGGGCGGGGTCTCGGCTGTGACTTCGTCATGAAGAGCTGCAAGTTCTGGATGGACAAACAGaagcagag gcgggTTCCTGCGACTCCATTCTGTGACACGGTGAGGTCGTCTCCCCTCCGGCTCAGCTGCAGACAGGACCAGCAGGCGGTGGCGGTCTGcaacctgcagacacacacacacacactgccctccgAATATcag TACTTTGATCAGATCGAGGGCGTGGCTGCGGAGGAGCTCCCGTATTACGGGGGCGCTGTGGAGATTGCTGACTACTGCCCCTTCAGCCAGGAGTTCAGCTGGCACCTCAGCGGAGAATACCAGAGAAACTCCTACTGCAGGGTACCAGAGAACCAGCCAG AGTGGTGGAGGAACTATGCAGTTGAGCACTACGGTCCagactcggtgtgtgtgtaccagcgGTCCGCCTTCAGCATGGAGCAGTGTGACAAGAAGATGACCTACCCTGACTGGGGGTCAGGCTGCTACAAG gtggtgtGTTCGCACCAGGGTCTGGCTGTGTACGTGGAGGAGCGCTCGTTCCCATGCGTGCGTCCTGGTCAGCTGatcagtgtgagtgtgcgtctgaGCGGCTGGGTCTATAACGGCATGCTGGTCTGTCCCTCCTGCGCCGACCACTGTGACCTCTGCCCTGAGCAGGCGGTGCCCTTCAACGCAACCCGAAGCACTGCTATAG ACCCGTGTTCCGCAAGTCCTGGTCTGGTTCTCACTGTCCGGCTGCTGCTGGTCAGCCTGCTTGGCAGCCGGATCTGTGTTGACGCTCTGCAACACAGCTGA
- the lmln gene encoding leishmanolysin-like peptidase isoform X3, producing MCPRPSARVGVLALDRAWVLSLVLVGSLLVQGAFGHHVPAPSEVVLQVNLRSDRLTKRSSPEDLRLKMKIIYDSSVDQLTADKRRLVKDKLFPQAIEYLQKVFSVRHRVGLLLLSRQCASGRYLRKRGDPHRYCQGACAEQTRCGPVIVPQHHLQQCKVCSESGTSCGPQGPPDGVGVEHSDFILYVSGVMTERCGQENIIAYAAYCQLENTLDRPVAGYANLCPSMISSEPQEFEGMLATVKHEVIHALGFSAGLFAFFHDDKGTPLTPRYASGLPAFNESLGLYQWSEAVVRSVSRLWDVRGGLMIRHQVHLLVTPRVVEEARRHFNCPVLEGMELENQGGAGTQLNHWEKRLLENEAMTGSHTQNRVFSRLTLALMEDTGWYHADYSHAQRLDWGRGLGCDFVMKSCKFWMDKQKQRRVPATPFCDTVRSSPLRLSCRQDQQAVAVCNLQTHTHTLPSEYQIEGVAAEELPYYGGAVEIADYCPFSQEFSWHLSGEYQRNSYCRVPENQPEWWRNYAVEHYGPDSVCVYQRSAFSMEQCDKKMTYPDWGSGCYKVVCSHQGLAVYVEERSFPCVRPGQLISVSVRLSGWVYNGMLVCPSCADHCDLCPEQAVPFNATRSTAIDPCSASPGLVLTVRLLLVSLLGSRICVDALQHS from the exons ATGTGCCCTCGGCCCTCGGCCCGGGTCGGGGTCCTGGCTTTGGATAGGGCTTGGGTCCTGTCTCTGGTTCTAGTCGGGTCCCTGCTAGTCCAGGGAGCTTTCGGCCACCACGTCCCGGCTCCTAGCGAG GTGGTCCTCCAGGTGAACCTGAGGTCAGACCGCCTGACAAAGAGGAGCTCTCCTGAAGACCTTCGTCTGAAGATGAAGATCATCTACGACTCCAGTGTCGACCA actaaCAGCTGATAAACGGAGGCTTGTGAAG GACAAGCTGTTTCCTCAGGCCATTGAGTACCTTCAGAAGGTCTTCAGTGTCCGACACCGTGTGGGACTGCTGCTGCTAAGCAG GCAGTGTGCTAGTGGACGCTACCTGAGGAAGAGGGGCGACCCTCATCGCTACTGCCAGGGGGCGTGTGCAGAGCAGACCCGCTGTGGACCCGTCATCGTCCCACAGCACCACTTGCAG CAGTGTAAGGTTTGCAGTGAGTCAGGGACGTCCtgtggcccccaggggcccccagaCGGCGTAGGTGTGGAGCACTCCGACTTCATCCTCTACGTCAGCGGAGTGATGACAGAACGCTGTGGTCAGGAGAACATCATAGCCTATGCAGCTTACTGCCAGCTGGAGAACACGCTAGACCG GCCGGTGGCTGGCTACGCCAACCTGTGTCCCTCTATGATCTCCTCCGAGCCCCAGGAGTTTGAGGGCATGTTGGCCACCGTCAAACATGAGGTCATCCATGCACTG GGGTTCTCAGCGGGTCTGTTTGCGTTCTTCCACGATGACAAGGGAACTCCCCTGACGCCGCGCTACGCTAGTGGGCTGCCAGCCTTCAacgagag CCTGGGTTTGTACCAGTGGAGCGAGGCAGTGGTCCGCTCTGTTTCTCGCCTCTGGGACGTCAGAGGAGGTCTCATGATCAGACACCAGGTCCATCTATTGGTCACGCCCCGTGTtgtg gAGGAGGCCCGGAGACACTTCAACTGTCCTGTCCTGGAGGGCATGGAGCTAGAGAACCAGGGAGGAGCGGGAACCCAGCTCAACCACTGGGAGAAACGACTCCTGGAG AACGAGGCGATGACGGGTTCCCACACTCAGAACCGGGTGTTTTCCCGCTTGACGCTGGCGCTCATGGAGGACACAGGCTGGTACCATGCCGACTACAGCCACGCCCAGCGCCTCGATTGGGGGCGGGGTCTCGGCTGTGACTTCGTCATGAAGAGCTGCAAGTTCTGGATGGACAAACAGaagcagag gcgggTTCCTGCGACTCCATTCTGTGACACGGTGAGGTCGTCTCCCCTCCGGCTCAGCTGCAGACAGGACCAGCAGGCGGTGGCGGTCTGcaacctgcagacacacacacacacactgccctccgAATATcag ATCGAGGGCGTGGCTGCGGAGGAGCTCCCGTATTACGGGGGCGCTGTGGAGATTGCTGACTACTGCCCCTTCAGCCAGGAGTTCAGCTGGCACCTCAGCGGAGAATACCAGAGAAACTCCTACTGCAGGGTACCAGAGAACCAGCCAG AGTGGTGGAGGAACTATGCAGTTGAGCACTACGGTCCagactcggtgtgtgtgtaccagcgGTCCGCCTTCAGCATGGAGCAGTGTGACAAGAAGATGACCTACCCTGACTGGGGGTCAGGCTGCTACAAG gtggtgtGTTCGCACCAGGGTCTGGCTGTGTACGTGGAGGAGCGCTCGTTCCCATGCGTGCGTCCTGGTCAGCTGatcagtgtgagtgtgcgtctgaGCGGCTGGGTCTATAACGGCATGCTGGTCTGTCCCTCCTGCGCCGACCACTGTGACCTCTGCCCTGAGCAGGCGGTGCCCTTCAACGCAACCCGAAGCACTGCTATAG ACCCGTGTTCCGCAAGTCCTGGTCTGGTTCTCACTGTCCGGCTGCTGCTGGTCAGCCTGCTTGGCAGCCGGATCTGTGTTGACGCTCTGCAACACAGCTGA
- the lmln gene encoding leishmanolysin-like peptidase isoform X1 → MCPRPSARVGVLALDRAWVLSLVLVGSLLVQGAFGHHVPAPSEVVLQVNLRSDRLTKRSSPEDLRLKMKIIYDSSVDQLTADKRRLVKDKLFPQAIEYLQKVFSVRHRVGLLLLSRQCASGRYLRKRGDPHRYCQGACAEQTRCGPVIVPQHHLQQCKVCSESGTSCGPQGPPDGVGVEHSDFILYVSGVMTERCGQENIIAYAAYCQLENTLDRPVAGYANLCPSMISSEPQEFEGMLATVKHEVIHALGFSAGLFAFFHDDKGTPLTPRYASGLPAFNESLGLYQWSEAVVRSVSRLWDVRGGLMIRHQVHLLVTPRVVEEARRHFNCPVLEGMELENQGGAGTQLNHWEKRLLENEAMTGSHTQNRVFSRLTLALMEDTGWYHADYSHAQRLDWGRGLGCDFVMKSCKFWMDKQKQRRVPATPFCDTVRSSPLRLSCRQDQQAVAVCNLQTHTHTLPSEYQYFDQIEGVAAEELPYYGGAVEIADYCPFSQEFSWHLSGEYQRNSYCRVPENQPEWWRNYAVEHYGPDSVCVYQRSAFSMEQCDKKMTYPDWGSGCYKVVCSHQGLAVYVEERSFPCVRPGQLISVSVRLSGWVYNGMLVCPSCADHCDLCPEQAVPFNATRSTAIDPCSASPGLVLTVRLLLVSLLGSRICVDALQHS, encoded by the exons ATGTGCCCTCGGCCCTCGGCCCGGGTCGGGGTCCTGGCTTTGGATAGGGCTTGGGTCCTGTCTCTGGTTCTAGTCGGGTCCCTGCTAGTCCAGGGAGCTTTCGGCCACCACGTCCCGGCTCCTAGCGAG GTGGTCCTCCAGGTGAACCTGAGGTCAGACCGCCTGACAAAGAGGAGCTCTCCTGAAGACCTTCGTCTGAAGATGAAGATCATCTACGACTCCAGTGTCGACCA actaaCAGCTGATAAACGGAGGCTTGTGAAG GACAAGCTGTTTCCTCAGGCCATTGAGTACCTTCAGAAGGTCTTCAGTGTCCGACACCGTGTGGGACTGCTGCTGCTAAGCAG GCAGTGTGCTAGTGGACGCTACCTGAGGAAGAGGGGCGACCCTCATCGCTACTGCCAGGGGGCGTGTGCAGAGCAGACCCGCTGTGGACCCGTCATCGTCCCACAGCACCACTTGCAG CAGTGTAAGGTTTGCAGTGAGTCAGGGACGTCCtgtggcccccaggggcccccagaCGGCGTAGGTGTGGAGCACTCCGACTTCATCCTCTACGTCAGCGGAGTGATGACAGAACGCTGTGGTCAGGAGAACATCATAGCCTATGCAGCTTACTGCCAGCTGGAGAACACGCTAGACCG GCCGGTGGCTGGCTACGCCAACCTGTGTCCCTCTATGATCTCCTCCGAGCCCCAGGAGTTTGAGGGCATGTTGGCCACCGTCAAACATGAGGTCATCCATGCACTG GGGTTCTCAGCGGGTCTGTTTGCGTTCTTCCACGATGACAAGGGAACTCCCCTGACGCCGCGCTACGCTAGTGGGCTGCCAGCCTTCAacgagag CCTGGGTTTGTACCAGTGGAGCGAGGCAGTGGTCCGCTCTGTTTCTCGCCTCTGGGACGTCAGAGGAGGTCTCATGATCAGACACCAGGTCCATCTATTGGTCACGCCCCGTGTtgtg gAGGAGGCCCGGAGACACTTCAACTGTCCTGTCCTGGAGGGCATGGAGCTAGAGAACCAGGGAGGAGCGGGAACCCAGCTCAACCACTGGGAGAAACGACTCCTGGAG AACGAGGCGATGACGGGTTCCCACACTCAGAACCGGGTGTTTTCCCGCTTGACGCTGGCGCTCATGGAGGACACAGGCTGGTACCATGCCGACTACAGCCACGCCCAGCGCCTCGATTGGGGGCGGGGTCTCGGCTGTGACTTCGTCATGAAGAGCTGCAAGTTCTGGATGGACAAACAGaagcagag gcgggTTCCTGCGACTCCATTCTGTGACACGGTGAGGTCGTCTCCCCTCCGGCTCAGCTGCAGACAGGACCAGCAGGCGGTGGCGGTCTGcaacctgcagacacacacacacacactgccctccgAATATcag TACTTTGATCAGATCGAGGGCGTGGCTGCGGAGGAGCTCCCGTATTACGGGGGCGCTGTGGAGATTGCTGACTACTGCCCCTTCAGCCAGGAGTTCAGCTGGCACCTCAGCGGAGAATACCAGAGAAACTCCTACTGCAGGGTACCAGAGAACCAGCCAG AGTGGTGGAGGAACTATGCAGTTGAGCACTACGGTCCagactcggtgtgtgtgtaccagcgGTCCGCCTTCAGCATGGAGCAGTGTGACAAGAAGATGACCTACCCTGACTGGGGGTCAGGCTGCTACAAG gtggtgtGTTCGCACCAGGGTCTGGCTGTGTACGTGGAGGAGCGCTCGTTCCCATGCGTGCGTCCTGGTCAGCTGatcagtgtgagtgtgcgtctgaGCGGCTGGGTCTATAACGGCATGCTGGTCTGTCCCTCCTGCGCCGACCACTGTGACCTCTGCCCTGAGCAGGCGGTGCCCTTCAACGCAACCCGAAGCACTGCTATAG ACCCGTGTTCCGCAAGTCCTGGTCTGGTTCTCACTGTCCGGCTGCTGCTGGTCAGCCTGCTTGGCAGCCGGATCTGTGTTGACGCTCTGCAACACAGCTGA